The following proteins are co-located in the Pochonia chlamydosporia 170 chromosome 6, whole genome shotgun sequence genome:
- a CDS encoding fungal specific transcription factor domain-containing protein (similar to Verticillium alfalfae VaMs.102 XP_003000674.1), translated as MDEDSSPVCSPTLDADPPKRPAPSSGSEAAPRPKRGKYTSVACNECKKKKLKCIPVDASNCERCIASGVECVFAAAPQQSNKKKDESHQIQALGDELAKLRQQVNDLSSIVDELKHQSSGARITTTSQLDALLAQSPSNTSKDNVPKHPQFVGPTRPSYGLVIAERSLTRMGIPASPSPSPSGAPSPIEPEQAETTDLEFWAQCSPDEMARLLAVFEEEVESVYPFIDILELASKSEQLLGVIRDPASLDDIPKNALEPPLTATDVELAKLAVATGIAIEAHGKNDLCTAISGSVEARAARISRSEVDLKGIQLLMMLSIYYFHCDDELLAWRTIGIAAREALEMGLHRRKSLVDNFPDAKSRHEALRVFWCCYVLDRRWSFGTSLSFALADRDIDPALLEPDIDSSYLKCMVGYARLCSKLWDAIPPFGASCQSIPSDVVNDLDSSTQTWLESIPPHLQMRHPRAFYSTRSQPRVLHRLRALLYLRGNLTRISIYQHHLMSAATIRADLPRAKIAVDLAQDTVQVLVHLNATSDIYSRQQNAFNYFLLSAFAVISLAICHAPNLFAAGCTQSFIDAIGLVRGFSRHSIASRRLWKSIRGLLPRLKSLGVQDCDAQPRDMALTSQRRSPSSPFEPTNLSGHGQPYSRIGQTVRYQDNWAINRQELSGQVENQGFGSELPGVTELSNDIMNLFDTLGQGNQFQDEIDPGIYNALDVDFGSQDGLGISRRFLQGLM; from the exons ATGGATGAGGACTCATCGCCGGTATGCAGCCCGACGTTGGACGCAGACCCTCCCAAACGACCAGCACCCAGCTCAGGCTCCGAGGCTGCTCCAAGGCCCAAGCGTGGAAAATACACCTCTGTTGCTTG CAACGAGTGTAAAAAGAAAAAACTGAAATGCATTCCGGTAGACGCCTCAAATTGCGAGCGATGCATAGCCAGTGGCGTCGAATGCGTGTTTGCAGCTGCGCCGCAgcaaagcaacaagaagaaggacgaaag CCATCAGATTCAAGCTCTTGGTGATGAATTGGCAAAACTACGACAACAAGTCAATGATCTCTCCTCAATAGTTGACGAGTTGAAACACCAGTCATCTGGAGCTCGAATCACAACTACTAGCCAGCTGGATGCGCTACTAGCTCAATCACCTTCGAATACATCCAAGGACAATGTACCGAAACACCCCCAGTTCGTGGGACCGACGCGACCATCGTACGGGCTTGTCATCGCTGAGCGCTCACTTACACGCATGGGAATACCTGCTTCCCCGTCCCCATCTCCTAGCGGCGCGCCGTCACCAATAGAGCCCGAACAAGCGGAAACAACTGATCTGGAATTCTGGGCTCAGTGCTCCCCTGACGAGATGGCCAGGTTGCTGGCCGTCTTTGAGGAAGAGGTCGAGTCCGTGTATCCCTTCATCGACATACTCGAGCTCGCTTCGAAATCAGAGCAGCTTCTAGGAGTCATTCGTGATCCGGCATCACTTGATGACATTCCCAAGAATGCCCTTGAACCACCATTGACTGCCACCGACGTGGAATTGGCCAAACTTGCTGTAGCCACTGGAATTGCGATTGAAGCCCATGGCAAAAACGACCTTTGTACAGCAATCTCTGGCTCCGTTGAGGCTCGAGCGGCGAGGATTTCCAGAAGTGAGGTAGATCTCAAGGGTATACAGTTGCTCATGATGCTG AGCATATACTACTTCCACTGCGACGATGAGTTACTAGCATGGAGGACAATCGGCATTGCAGCCCGCGAGGCTCTTGAAATGGGGCTTCACCGACGAAAAAGTCTTGTAGACAACTTTCCAGATGCAAAATCACGCCATGAAGCACTAAGAGTCTTTTGGTGCTGCTATGTACTCGATCGACGATGGAGTTTCGGCACAAGTCTGTCCTTCGCACTGGCGGACAGGGACATAGATCCCGCGCTCCTAGAACCG GACATTGATTCATCGTATCTGAAATGTATGGTTGGGTATGCCCGGCTGTGCTCAAAACTATGGGACGCAATACCTCCTTTTGGTGCCTCGTGCCAGTCGATACCCTCCGACGTGGTGAATGATTTGGACTCTAGCACTCAAACATGGCTAGAATCCATCCCACCCCATCTTCAGATGCGACATCCAAGGGCGTTTTATTCCACCCGCTCGCAACCTAGGGTCCTTCACAGACTTCGAGCGCTTCTCTACCTTCGCGGCAACCTTACCAGAATATCTATATACCAACACCATCTCATGAGTGCGGCTACTATCAGAGCTGATCTGCCGCGTGCAAAAATTGCCGTCGACTTGGCTCAAGACACGGTCCAAGTTCTTGTCCACCTGAATGCCACGTCGGATATCTATTCTCGACAGCAAAATGCTTTCAATTACTTTCTGCTGAGTGCATTTGCAGTGATCTCACTGGCCATATGCCACGCGCCGAATCTGTTCGCTGCAGGATGTACACAGAGCTTCATCGACGCCATTGGGCTAGTAAGGGGGTTTAGTCGCCACAGTATTGCAAGCCGACGATTGTGGAAGAGCATTCGAGGCCTGCTGCCGCGGCTGAAAAGTCTTGGTGTCCAAGACTGCGATGCTCAACCTCGAGACATGGCTTTGACATCGCAAAGACGCAGCCCTTCTTCGCCATTTGAACCGACAAACCTGAGTGGTCATGGACAACCCTACAGCCGTATTGGGCAAACTGTTCGCTATCAAGACAACTGGGCCATCAATCGCCAAGAACTCAGCGGTCAGGTCGAAAACCAAGGGTTTGGCAGTGAGCTCCCTGGTGTGACGGAATTGAGTAATGATATTATGAACCTCTTTGATACGCTTGGCCAAGGAAATCAGTTCCAGGACGAGATTGATCCTGGGATATACAATGCATTGGATGTTGATTTCGGTAGTCAAGACGGGCTGGGTATTTCCCGCCGCTTTCTGCAGGGGCTGATGTAA
- a CDS encoding copper amine oxidase 1 (similar to Aspergillus terreus NIH2624 XP_001212696.1) — MPEVPHPLSDLSVEESNLARDVVLKLHPGTVIDFRAIYLLEPNKEDVVQFLNIEHAGKLTPDTPRPPRLAQVKYDVIGGSEPTRYHESIIDVVKVERVRHTVVDQEYHASLSIFEFERVLECVQKSSMFQEKMKSIELPEGFEVVLEPWPYGGPDEADGQTRFFQTLCFGRDTRSGNPDSNFYAYPLPFIPIVDARKMEVVRIDQPATGGKGEPLTGVSHKTRVLDHCRPAEYVPELIPGGTRTDVKPLTVVQPEGPSFKVPEPNLIEWQKWRFRLTFNPREGAVLHDIRYDGRDVLYRLSLSDMTVPYADPRAPFHRKQAFDFGDGGLGNCVNNLTLGCDCLGVIKYFDGLVTNSDGSAEVTKNVICLHEQDNGINWKHTNWRTGRAVVTRRRELVVNWLITLANYEYAFQAVFDQAAGIKIEARATGIVSVVNIDEGKTAPWGNVVNPGTLAQNHQHIFCLRIDPAVDGHNNTLVQEESVPVETNPDTNPNGNLYEVQSTAITTSSGLNLDPFKNRVFKVQNISKRNPVSGKPVGYKITTPPTQLLLAAPNSIQSNRALFARHHLWVTKYKDDELYAGGRYTLQSRNEKGGLADAAARKDKVADEDIVIWSVFGLTHNPRVEDWPVMPVEMLQVHITPSDFFTGNPAIDVPSNKDIGSKLANGDCCETSINGTDA; from the exons ATGCCTGAGGTTCCACACCCCCTCTCTGACCTCTCAGTCGAAGAGTCGAACCTTGCCAGAGATGTCGTCCTCAAGCTTCATCCTGGCACAGTCATTGACTTTCGTGCGATTTATCTGTTAGAGCCAAACAAAGAAGACGTTGTACAATTCTTGAATATTGAGCACGCGGGTAAACTGACGCCTGACACCCCAAGACCACCTCGACTTGCACAGGTGAAGTACGATGTCATCGGCGGCTCAGAACCCACGCGATATCACGAGTCCATCATCGatgttgtcaaagtcgaaaGAGTCCGACATACCGTTGTCGACCAGGAATACCATGCCAGTCTATCCAT CTTCGAGTTTGAGAGGGTACTGGAATGTGTCCAGaaatcttcaatgttccaggagaagatgaagtctATCGAGCTGCCTGAGGGCTTCGAGGTTGTCTTGGAACCGTGGCCATACGGGGGTCCGGATGAGGCTGACGGCCAGACACGATTCTTCCAAACCTTATGCTTTGGACGAGATACGAGGAGCGGAAATCCAGACTCCAACTTTTACGCTTATCCTTTACCATTCATCCCCATTGTAGACGCAAGAAAGATGGAAGTTGTTCGTATCGACCAACCCGCAACCGGCGGAAAGGGGGAACCGCTGACCGGTGTCTCCCACAAAACGCGAGTTTTGGATCATTGTCGCCCTGCCGAATACGTTCCCGAACTGATTCCAGGCGGCACCAGAACCGACGTCAAACCTCTCACAGTCGTCCAGCCCGAAGGACCAAGCTTCAAGGTTCCTGAGCCTAATCTCATTGAGTGGCAGAAGTGGCGATTCCGACTTACGTTTAACCCGCGCGAGGGAGCCGTGTTGCATGATATTCGATATGATGGCCGAGACGTTCTGTACAGGCTGAGCCTTAGTGACATG ACCGTACCATATGCCGATCCCAGAGCACCGTTCCATCGTAAGCAGGCATTTGACTTTGGCGATGGTGGGTTAGGAAACTGCGTGAATAATCTTACCCTCGGGTGCGATTGCCTTGGTGTCATCAAG TACTTTGACGGTCTCGTCACAAATTCCGACGGCTCCGCGGAAGTCACCAAAAACGTAATCTGTCTACATGAGCAGGATAATGGCATTAATTGGAAACACACGAACTGGCGTACTGGCAGAGCTGTTGTTACACGACGGAGAGAACTCGTAGTGAATTGGCTGATCACGCTTGCAAACTACGAATATGCGTTCCAGGCGGTATTTGATCAGGCCGCAGGCATCAAAATAGAGGCGAGGGCCACTGGGATTGTGTCTGtggtcaacattgatgaagggAAAACCGCGCCGTGGGGGAATGTTGTCAATCCGGGCACACTGGCGCAAAATCACCAGCACATATTCTGCCTGCGGATAGACCCAGCTGTGGATGGGCATAACAACACCCTGgtccaagaagaaagtgTCCCAGTTGAGACGAACCCAGACACAAACCCTAACGGTAATCTTTACGAAGTTCAGTCCACCGCCATTACAACCTCCTCAGGACTTAATCTGGATCCTTTCAAAAACAGAGTTTTCAAAGTCCAAAACATCTCAAAACGCAACCCGGTCAGCGGAAAGCCTGTTGGGTACAAGATCACCACGCCGCCAACGCAGCTACTTCTGGCTGCGCCTAATAGCATTCAGTCGAATCGTGCACTCTTCGCTAGGCATCACCTCTGGGTTACGAAATATAAAGACGACGAGTTGTACGCTGGTGGTCGATATACCTTGCAAAGCCGAAACGAGAAGGGTGGTCTCGCTGATGCCGCAGCTAGGAAGGATAAAGTTGCTGATGAGGATATTGTCATCTGGTCCGTGTTTGGGCTAACACACAACCCCCGAGTTGAGGATTGGCCGGTCAT GCCGGTAGAGATGTTACAAGTACACATTACTCCTTCAGACTTTTTCACTGGGAACCCCGCTATAGACGTTCCATCGAATAAGGATATTGGATCCAAACTGGCCAATGGAGACTGCTGCGAGACTTCTATTAACGGGACAGATGCATAA
- a CDS encoding amino acid/polyamine transporter I (similar to Cordyceps militaris CM01 XP_006673713.1): MATANLTDEQRLAQLGHRQELKRRFSLPALLSLCVCLMATWEAASTVIATALMSGGSPCLFYNYVLSFLFSMCIAASLGEIASIYPTAGGQYHWVAALCPGSSKTVAAYTTGWISVGGQIVFTASAAFAAGLQIQALIVLNNASYVPTRWQGMLLYWAVLTYAFVLNVYGMKVMPHVNIVSGVIHVAGFVGIIVTLGVMSEKASAENVFVDFVNSSGWTNDGVSWLIGLISAVYPFLGYDAACHIAEELPNASRNVPLAMVGSVFINGIMGLAYIIVLLYAAGSTDLASAPLGFPFMQIYLDATNSHAGTTVMSVMIILIAIAATIAGIISTSRTLWAFARDQATPFHDFLSHINPRLQIPFRSVALVTALQFLLGFIYLGNDTAFNAILSMAIIGLYLSYLLPIVYMLLYGRWTLKSHQYGAFRLGFVPGIVLNVLSIIWMITVMIFSLFPTTMPVTAKNMNYSVVVFGGWMVFGFVYYAFWARHKFCVPMVDADVIPALDMVSSEVEKE, encoded by the exons ATGGCGACCGCCAACCTCACTGACGAGCAGCGACTCGCCCAGCTGGGCCATCGACAAGAGCTAAAGCGTCGATTCTCACTGCCTGCCTTGCTCTCTCTTTGCGTATGTCTCATGGCAACATGGGAAGCAGCGTCAACAGTTATCGCGACTGCACTGATGAGCGGTGGATCACCATGCCTCTTTTATAACTA TGTGCTCTCCTTCTTGTTTTCAATGTGCATTGCTGCATCATTGGGAGAGATTGCATCCATCTACCCAACAGCTGGAG GTCAATATCATTGGGTTGCTGCCCTTTGCCCTGGGTCAAGCAAGACCGTTGCCGCGTATACGACCGGCTGGATCTCCGTGGGTGGCCAAATAGTTTTCACGGCTTCGGCTGCGTTTGCTGCGGGCCTCCAGATCCAGGCTTTGATTGTCCTGAATAACGCCAGCTATGTTCCCACCAGATGGCAAGGCATGCTCTTGTATTGGGCAGTGTTGACGTACGCGTTCGTACTCAACGTCTATGGCATGAAGGTAATGCCGCACGTAAACATTGTGTCAG GTGTGATTCACGTCGCTGGTTTCGTCGGCATTATTGTGACCCTCGGTGTAATGTCTGAAAAGGCCTCAGCAGAGAATGTCTTTGTTGATTTtgtcaacagcagcggcTGGACGAACGATGGAGTATCTTGGCTGATTGGGCTCATCAGTGCGGTGTATCCGTTCCTTGG TTATGATGCTGCTTGCCATATTGCAGAGGAGCTACCAAATGCTAGCCGAAACGTGCCACTTGCCATGGTAGGCAGTGTTTTTATCAACGGCATCATGGGCCTTGCCTACATCATCGTGCTTCTGTACGCGGCTGGGTCAACAGATTTAGCAAGTGCTCCGCTAGGGTTCCCATTTATGCAAATCTACCTCGATGCAACCAACTCGCACGCCGGTACGACTGTCATGTCCGTCATGATCATACTGATCGCTATTGCAGCGACGATTGCTGGCATCATATCAACTTCGAGAACTCTTTGGGCATTTGCTCGCGATCAGGCAACCCCTTTTCACGATTTCTTGTCCCATATTAACCCCCGACTGCAGATACCCTTTCGATCGGTTGCTCTCGTGACAGCCTTGCAGTTCTTACTGGGTTTCATCTACCTGGGTAACGACACAGCATTTAATGCTATTCtgtcaatggcaatcatCGGACTTTATTTGTCGTACCTCCTGCCTATTGTATACATGCTTTTGTATGGACGATGGACCTTGAAGTCTCATCAGTACGGTGCATTCCGCCTTGGATTTGTGCCGGGTATCGTTCTCAACGTCTTGAGTATTATTTGGATGATCACTGTCATGATATTCAGTCTGTTCCCGACAACAATGCCAGTCACAGCCAAGAACATGAACTACTCGGTTGTCGTCTTTGGTGGCTGGATGGTGTTTGGCTTCGTCTACTATGCATTCTGGGCTAGGCACAAATTCTGTGTCCCAATGGTTGACGCCGACGTCATCCCTGCGTTGGATATGGTGTCTTCCGAAGTTGAGAAGGAATAG